In the genome of Capra hircus breed San Clemente chromosome 17, ASM170441v1, whole genome shotgun sequence, one region contains:
- the FZD10 gene encoding frizzled-10, with translation MQRPGPRLWLVLQVMGSCAAISSMDMERPGDGKCQPIEIPMCKDIGYNMTRMPNLMGHENQREAAIQLHEFAPLVEYGCHGHLRFFLCSLYAPMCTEQVSTPIPACRVMCEQARLKCSPIMEQFNFKWPDSLDCSKLPNKNDPNYLCMEAPNNGSDEPARGSGMFPPLFRPQRPHSAQEHQLKDGGPGRAGCDNPGKFHHVEKSASCAPLCTPGVDVYWSRDDKRFAVVWLAVWSVLCFFSSAFTVLTFLIDPARFRYPERPIIFLSMCYCVYSVGYIIRLFAGAESIACDRDSGQLYVIQEGLESTGCTLVFLVLYYFGMASSLWWVILTLTWFLAAGKKWGHEAIEANSSYFHLAAWAIPAVKTILILVMRRVAGDELTGVCYVGNMDINALTGFVLIPLACYLIIGTSFILSGFVALFHIRRVMKTGGENTDKLEKLMVRIGVFSVLYTVPATCVIACYFYERLNVEYWKILATQHKCKMNNQTKNLDCLMATSIPAVEIFMVKIFMLLVVGITSGMWVWTSKTLQSWQNVCSRRFKKKSRRKPASVITSSGIYKKAQHPPKTHLGKYEIPAQPPTCV, from the coding sequence ATGCAGCGTCCGGGCCCCCGCCTGTGGCTAGTTCTGCAGGTGATGGGCTCGTGCGCTGCCATCAGCTCCATGGACATGGAGCGGCCGGGCGACGGCAAGTGCCAGCCCATCGAAATCCCGATGTGCAAGGACATTGGCTACAACATGACCCGCATGCCCAACCTGATGGGCCATGAGAATCAGCGCGAGGCCGCCATCCAGCTGCACGAGTTCGCGCCGCTGGTGGAGTACGGCTGCCACGGCCACCTCCGCTTCTTTCTGTGCTCCCTGTACGCGCCCATGTGCACCGAGCAAGTCTCCACCCCCATCCCCGCCTGCCGGGTCATGTGTGAGCAGGCCCGGCTAAAATGCTCCCCGATCATGGAGCAGTTCAACTTCAAGTGGCCcgactccctggactgcagcaaacTCCCCAATAAGAACGACCCCAATTACCTGTGCATGGAGGCGCCCAACAACGGTTCGGACGAGCCCGCGCGGGGCTCGGGCATGTTCCCGCCGCTCTTCAGGCCGCAGCGACCCCACAGCGCGCAGGAGCACCAGCTGAAGGATGGGGGGCCGGGGCGAGCCGGCTGCGACAACCCGGGCAAGTTTCACCACGTGGAGAAGAGTGCGTCGTGCGCGCCACTCTGCACGCCCGGCGTGGACGTGTATTGGAGCCGCGACGACAAGCGCTTCGCGGTGGTCTGGCTGGCTGTCTGGTCCGTGCTCTGCTTCTTCTCCAGCGCCTTCACCGTGCTCACCTTCCTCATCGACCCAGCGCGCTTCCGGTACCCCGAGCGCCCCATCATCTTCCTGTCCATGTGCTACTGCGTCTACTCGGTGGGCTACATCATCCGCCTCTTTGCGGGCGCCGAGAGCATCGCCTGCGACCGGGACAGCGGACAGCTCTATGTCATCCAGGAGGGCCTGGAGAGCACGGGCTGCACCCTGGTCTTCCTGGTCCTTTACTACTTCGGCATGGCCAGCTCCCTGTGGTGGGTGATTCTCACCCTCACCTGGTTCCTGGCCGCGGGCAAGAAGTGGGGCCACGAGGCTATCGAGGCCAACAGCAGCTACTTCCATCTGGCCGCCTGGGCCATCCCGGCCGTGAAGACCATCCTGATCCTGGTGATGCGCCGGGTCGCGGGGGACGAGCTGACCGGCGTCTGCTATGTGGGCAATATGGACATCAACGCTCTCACCGGCTTCGTGCTCATCCCCTTGGCCTGTTACCTCATCATCGGCACTTCCTTTATTCTCTCCGGCTTCGTGGCCCTTTTCCACATCCGGAGGGTGATGAAAACGGGTGGGGAGAACACGGACAAGCTCGAGAAGCTCATGGTGCGGATTGGGGTCTTCTCCGTGCTCTACACGGTGCCGGCCACTTGTGTGATTGCCTGCTACTTTTACGAACGCCTCAACGTGGAGTACTGGAAAATCCTGGCCACGCAGCACAAGTGCAAAATGAACAACCAGACTAAAAACCTGGACTGTCTGATGGCCACCTCCATTCCCGCGGTGGAGATCTTCATGGTGAAGATTTTCATGCTGCTGGTGGTGGGCATCACCAGTGGCATGTGGGTCTGGACATCTAAGACTCTGCAGTCCTGGCAGAACGTTTGCAGCCGCAGGTTCAAGAAAAAGAGCCGGAGAAAACCTGCCAGCGTGATCACCAGCAGTGGAATTTACAAAAAAGCCCAGCATCCCCCCAAAACCCATCTGGGGAAATATGAAATCCCTGCCCAGCCTCCCACCTGTGTGTAA